DNA sequence from the Streptomyces sp. CA-210063 genome:
GCAGCTTCGTCGGCGGGGTCGCGGGGGAGCGCGCGATGGGCGAGGCGATGACCCGCGCGGGCGCCGCGCACGCGGTCACCACCTCCGGCGCGATGCTCGCCGCCCTGGCCGAGCTGAACGCGCGCCGCATCGCCCTGGTCACCCCGTACACCGTCTCGGTCACCCAGTCCCTGGAGGAGTACCTCGCCGAGGCGGGCATCAGTGTCACCGGCCGCGCCTCGCTCGGCCTGGTCCGGCACATCTGGAAGGTCCCGTACCACGATGTGGTCGCCATGGCCCACCACGCGGTCGGCACGGCGACGCCGGACGCCCTCTTCATCTCCTGCACCAACCTGCCCACGTACGACGTCATCCCCCAACTCGAAGCGGAACTGCGGATGCCCGTTCTCTCGGCCAACCAGGTGACGATATGGGCGGCACTGCGTCACCTGGGTACCCGGGCGGTGGGTCCGTACCAGGCTCTGCTCGACGAGTCGGCCAGGCAGACGTTCGGTGCGGGACCCGTTCCGCCACCGCCGGTACTGCCGGAAGAACAGGAAGGTTGGGCATGACCGCACTCGGTTTCCTCTACCCGGGCCACTCCGCCGAGGACGACTATCCGCGCATGGAGCAACTGCTGGGCAGCGACATCCGGTTGGACGTGGTGCACACCGACATCGGCGAGGACGCGCACCGGGTGGACGCCCTGCGGGAGATGGGCGCCCCCGAACGGCTCGCCGCCGGCTGCGAGGCCCTCCGCCTGTCCGGCGCGGAGGCCGTCGTCTGGGCCTGCACCAGCGGCAGCTTCGTCTACGGCTACGAGGGCGCCCACGAGCAGATCCGCACCCTCGCCCGCACCGCCGGCCTGCCCGCCTCCTCCACGTCCTTCGCCTTCGTCCACGCGGCGCGGGAGATCGGCGCCACGCGGGTCGCCGTCGCGGCCACCTACCCGGACGACGTCGCCCGGCTGTTCGTGGACTTCCTGGCACCGGCGGGCGTGGAAGTCCTCTCCGTACGCGGCGCGGGCATCATCACGGCGGCCGAGGTCGGCACCTGGGGCCTGGACGACATCCTCACCCTGGCCCGGGCCGCCGACCACCCCGAGGCCGAGGCCCTCCTCCTCCCCGACACCGCCCTCCACACCGCCTCCCACATCCCCACCCTGGAAAAGGAATTCAACAAGCCCGTCCTCACCGCCAACCAGGTAAGCGTCTGGGAGGCCCTGAGGCTGACGGACAGGAGGGTCAACGCCCCGGAACTAGGCGAACTGTTCACAAGGGAACCGATCGTGCAGGTCCACTGACAGGGAAGGCCCCGCGCCCTGCTTTTTGCTTTTAAGGGGCGCGGGGAACTGCGCGACAAGCCACGACGATCCCGCACCCGAAAACGCGGATGGTCCGGGGGCCTGGGGGCTGCGCCCCCAGTGATGGGACGGGTAGGGGCGGCGGGGGCGGGAATAACCGGAGCCACCCTCCTGTTCCCATCCTCCGTACCCAACCCCACATACACCGCAGGAGGCGCCCCGTGACCACAGACGAGATACGAGGCGGAGCCAAAGGCACCGCCCCCGTAGCCCTCTCCGTCCTCGACCTGGTCACAGTCGGCGCCGGCCGCACAGCCACAGACGCCCTCCGCACCAGCGTCACCCTCGCCCGCCAAGCCGAGCGCCGCGGCTTCCACCGCTACTGGGTGGCGGAACACCACTCCATGCCCGGCGTCGCCTCGTCCTCCCCCGCGGTGATCCTCGCCCACCTCGCCGCCCACACCACCCGCATCCGTCTCGGCTCAGGCGGCGTGATGCTCCCCAACCACGCCCCCCTGGTCATCGCGGAGCAGTTCGGCACCCTCGAAGCCATGGCCCCCGGCCGCGTCGACCTCGGCCTCGGCCGAGCCCCCGGCACGGACGGCGCCACCGCCGCAGCCCTCCGCCGCTCGACCCGCCTTCATGAAGGCGCCGACGACTTCCCCGAGCAACTCGCGGAGCTGACCCGCTTCCTGGACGACGACTTCCCCGACGGCCACCCCTACCGCCGTATCCACGCGGTCCCGGGCCCGATCCAGGCCACCTCACCCGGCGGCGTCCAGTCCCCGCACCGCCCCCCGGTCTGGCTGCTCGGCTCCTCCGGCTTCAGCGCCCGCCTGGCCGGCTCCCTCGGCCTCCCCTTCGCCTTCGCGCACCACTTCTCCGCGCGGAACACGATCCCGGCCCTCGACCTGTACCGCGAGTCGTTCCGCCCCTCGCCGGTCCTCGACGCCCCGTACGCGCTGATCGGCGTCTCCGCCCTCGCCGCGGACGAGGAGAAGGAGGCCCGCCGACAGGTCAGGGCCGCCGCCCTGAACATGGTCCGGCTGCGCACCGGCCGCCCCGGCCTCGTCCCCACCCCGGAGGAGGCGGAGGCGTACGAATTCAGCGTGGTCGAACAGGACTTCATCGACTCCTGGAACGCGGACGTCGTCCACGGCACCGTCGACGAGGTCCGCACCCGCCTCGACGACCTCCAGAAGCGGACCGGCGCCGACGAGCTGATGCTCACCACCCACGCCCACAGCGCGGACCTGCGCCTGCGCTCGTACGAACTGATCGCGGACGCGTACGACCTGCCGGGAGCCGGGGGCGACTCCCAGACCTGATCTGGCGTGATCTGGCTGATCTGGCCCGATCGCACCCGATCTGACCAGATCAGACCCGACCGACCGATCAGACCCGACCGACCGATCTGGCCCGATCGCCCGATCAGGCCTGAGGACAGGCCGGATCGCCCGATCAGGCCTGAGGGCAGGCCGCCGCCCCCAGCAGCTCTGCGATCCGCTCCGGCGACACCGCGCGGGAGTACAGCCACCCCTGCCCGGTGTCGCAGCCGAGCCGGCGCAGCCGGGAGGCCTGCGCGTCGGTCTCCACGCCCTCCGCCGTGACGCTCAGCCCGAGCCGATGGGCGAGCTGGACCAGGGCTTCCACGATGATCTCGTCGGCGGGGTTGGGCTGCCCGTCGTCCCCGGCCCCGCCCTCCTGCGGGCCCTCGTACTGGAACCCCCGTACGAACGCCCCGTCCAGCTTCAGCACCGATACCGGCAGCCGGCTGAGGTACGCGAGGTTGGAGTACCCGGTGCCGAAGTCGTCGATGGCGATGCGGACGCCCATGTCGCTGAGGGCCTGGAGGGCCTGGAGGGGACGGCCGGCGGAGCCCATCAGCGCGGACTCGGTGAGCTCCACCTGAAGCAGGTGCGGGGCGAGTCCGGTCTCCGCGAGGATCTCGGCGACGTCGGCGACCAGGTCGGAGTCCCAGACCTGACGGACGGCCACGTTCACACTGACGAAGATCGGCGGCCGGTCGGGGTGGTCGAGCTGCCAGCGGCGGGCCTGTCGGCAGGCGGTGGCCAGAATCCATCGCCCGAGCTGGACGATCGAACCGTCCTCCTCGGCCAGTGAGATGAACCGATTCGGCGTCAACAGGCCGAACTGCGGGTGATGCCAGCGCACCAGCGCCTCGACCCCGCGCACCTCGCCCTCCGCCATGCCCACCAGCGGCTGGTACTCAAGGACGAACTCCCCCCGCCCGACGGCCGCCCGCAGCGTCGAGGACAGGGCCTGGCGGGTCATCCGGTGGGCGTTGCGCTCCGGGTCGAACAGGGTCCAGCGGGCCCTGCCGTCGGCCTTCGCCCAGTACAGCGTCGTGTCGGCGGCCTGCATCAGCCCGGTCGCCGTCGTGCTCGCCGACTGCCGCTCGACGACCCCGATCGAGGCGGAGACGGACAGCCGCTGACCGGCCAGTTCGAAGGGCGCCTGCAAGGCCTTCAGGACGGAGTCGGCCAGGTCGGCGAGTTGTTCCGTGCCGGTGGAGTCCTCGACGAGCAGCGCGAACTCGTCGCCGCCGAGTCTGGCCACGAGCGGCGCTCCGGCCGCCGCGCCCGCCGTCCGGTGGAGGGCGGCCTCGTCGGCGCACCGGGTGAGCCGCTCGGCGACGGCCGTGAGAAGCCGGTCGCCGACGTTGTGGCCGAGGGTGTCGTTGACCGCCTTGAAGCCGTCCAGATCCAGATAGACCAGGCCGATCCGGCCGGTGCCGGCCTCGTCGTACGTATCCCGTTCGAGGGCGGCGGAGAGCTGTTCGAAGAAGAGGGTGCGGTTGGGGAGCCGGGTCACCGGGTCGTGCATCTGCAGATGGCGCAGCCGGGCCTGGAGTTGGCGGTTGGCGCTGATGTCGGCGACCGAGAGCAGCACCGCGCGCTCCTCCTCGGGCAGCGGTGCCACCGACACCTGGACCCACAACCAGGTCCCGTCGGGCTGTTTGAGACGGCGCGTACAGCGCAGCCGGGCCTGCCGTCCGCTCAGCACCTCGCGGTACGCGTGCCAGGTGCGGGTGTCCGAGGCCAGGTCCACCAACTCGGCGGCCACTCGCCCCACCAGCGTCTCCGCGCCGACCGAGAGCAGCGTCCCCATCGCCCCGTTGGCGGTGACGACGAGCCCGTCCTGATCGACGACGGCCATGGCGAGCGGCGCGACGGAGAAGGCGGCGGGGGCGGTGGGACTTTCCCCGGCCGACCCCGGCGACTGATCTGACGCATTGACGTGACGCTCTGTAATCGCCGGCCGGACGAGGTCTGCCGCGGGCGCCGGCCCTTGGGACGTTCCGCTCACCGTTCGCTCCCGCAGTGCACTCGTTTTCGTACGGATCTCATGTGTCTCGTCGGAGCGGCCGAACAAAGTACGTAAGGGCGCTCAAGCCGTGTCCGTGCAGGAAAGTGTGCCGATCATAGAGGCTGGCCCCAGGGCCTTCTAGCCACTCTCCAGTCTCCCTGAACAACGACCTGATCTGACAGATCGTTTCTGCCCCGAGGTGAACGGCTTCCTCGCTCCGTCGATCGGTTGTGACGTTCCGTGATTTTCCCGGGTGTCGGCCACCGGAGACCATCCGACTCCTCCTCGCCCTTCCCTCTCACTCTTCTGGTGCAGACAAACAGGGCAAAGTACTACAAACTCCGAAAATCTGGATGCGGCATCCCAAGATCCGCATCCGGAGGTCTCCGTGCAGAGTCCGCTCCCCTGGAAGGAACTCCTCGGCGACCGGGCGCCCAGTCTGCGCAGTACAGCTGCCATGCTCACCTCCCTGACCGCGCTCGCGGCGACCTCGCTGATCGCGGCCCCCTCGGTCGCCGTACCGCTGTCGGAGGCGTGCGTGCTGCGGCGCACCCAGGCCCACCACTCGGAGGGCCTCGACACCTGGAACTCCGCGTATCCACGCCCCACCCGCGACCTCGACGCCGTACTTGTCTTCTTGTCATTCCCTGACGCGGCCCCGCTCACCACTCCGGCCGAGCTGACCGCCGATCACTTTCCGGCCACGAGCGAGTTCTTCGAACGCGCTTCCTATGGAAAGTTTGCCCTCCGTCCGCATCCGCGCCGCAAGTGGCTGGAGATGCCACGGCCCTCGACGGCGTACGCCATACGGCGTGACTGGAGCGCGGAGCGCCGGGCCGCCTACCTCGAGGACGCGCTCGCTACGGCCGACCCGCACGTCGACTTCTCCCGCTACGACATCGTGTACTTCGTCGCCGACCCGCACGCCCCCGGTGTGGACTCGGACGCGACGAAAGTGGTCAACCTCGAAACCCCGCTGGAGGTCGACGGCACGGGTCTGCGCCGGGTCGTCACCGTGTTCGAGCGGCATCCCCCGGACCGTCTCGTCCTCGCCCATGAGACCGGCCACGTCTTCGACCTCCCCGACCTCTACCACCGCCCCGCCGACGGCAAGGGCGACTGGGACACCTACGTCGGCGACTGGGACCTCATGGGCAGCCAGTTCGCCCTCGCCCCGGACCTCTTCGCCTGGCACAAGTGGAAGCTCGGATGGCTGGAACCGCGCCAGGTGACGTGCGTACGGGGGACCGGGAGCACACGGCTGACGCTGGAGGCGGTGGGGGCGGGGCCGAAGGACGGGTACGAGGGGGAGGGCGGGAAGGTCGGGGAGGTCGGGAACGCGGGCGGTGGTGGGCGGGTGGCGGGTGATGGCGGCGGTGGTGGTGGGCCGGTTGCCGACTCCGGGGTCGGTGGCGGTTCCGGGGTCGGGGTCGGTGGCGGTTTAGGAGTCGGGGTCGGGGTCGGTGGTGGGGCGGCTGGGGCGCGGGCCTTCGGTGTCGGCCGGGGGGCGAAGCTGGCGGTCGTCCCCACCGGCCCCGACAGTGCCCTCGGCATCGAGGCGCGGGGCGCGGTCGGCAACGACGGTTCCGTCTGCACCGAGGGCGTCCTCGTCTACCGCATCCGTAGCGGCGCCGAGTCCGGTACCGGCCCCATCGAGGTCCTCGACGCCCACCCCCGTACCGAGGCCTGCCGGGAAGAGTCCGTCTACCCGCCCCTCGCGGACGCCCCGGTGGGCGTGGGCGAGAGCTTCACGGTGCCGGGGGAGGCCGTACGGGTGGCGGTGGAGGGGCGGACGGCGTCCGGGGCGTGGACGGTGCGGATCACGACGGGGCGGTGACGGGGCGGTGGCGGAGCGGTAAGGAGGACGAAGGGGGTGTACCGGAGTGACGAAAGAAGCCCCTCGCTTCCGCGAGGGGCTTCTTTCGTGTCGTGCGCCGCCAGGGACTCGAACCCCGGACCCGCTGATTAAGAGTCAGCTGCTCTAACCAACTGAGCTAGCGGCGCCTGCTGACGTCGTAGACCTTAGCACCCTGATCGGGGGGAGGAAAAATCGATACGCGCACGGTCGCGGAGGTGCTCGCACGGGCCGCCCGGACGGCCGCCCAGAGCAGTACGTCGGGCCCCGGGAGCCAAGGTCGCCGGGTGTCCGGGGCGACGAGCCAGCGGGATCCGAGCCGGGTGGTGCCGGGCGCCTCCGGCATGCCGTCGCCGGTGCTGAGCAGGGCCGGGACGGTCACGGTGTCGCCGGTGCCGTGGCAGAGGAGCGGCGGGACGGCGCCGGTGCGGCCGGGCGAGCCCCACTCCTCCCACTCCAGGAGCGTGGGCAGCCGGTGGGCGGTGCCGGGGGAGGCGAACAGCAGCGTCCGCCCGCGGTACACGGCCACGGGTCCGGAGCCGGGCCCCTCGCCCCATATCCGGTCGAGCATCCGCCGCCCGAAGATCGCCGGCACGCTGACGACGTCGAACACGGTCCCGCACGGCAACACCAACGGCGCCGCCGACCGCTCCTCCCGCAATGCCGACGCACCCCGCGGATACGTTCCTGCCGAGGCCAGCCAAGCCGCCCCCTCCGCCGTGACCCCCGCGACATCGACCCCGTCCCGCGGATACCTGCCCGATCCCACGTCACTGCTCATACCCCTAGATCTACCGCCCGTGACCACCTGACCCCGGGCAGTTGCCGGAAACTGATACGAGAGATGGGCAAGTGGGGTATCTTGCCCACCCGGCATATGCCAACCGTCGTTTCGCCCCGGATATCCCGACTGCCCGCCCAGCCACGCTCAGCGACCCCACTGAGGCGGCTACGCCCCCCCACAGCCGCGGACAGTCGCGCCGCTGAGACGGGCCCCCACGGATCCCGGTCCGGCTTGCGGGGGCGGTTGCGCACGCACCCCGTCCTGGCTGGGGCAGCGGCGCCGCTGGGGCGGTGCCCGCCCACCCGGTCCTCGCTGCGGGCGGTCGTGCCGCTGCGATGGTTGCACCCCCACCCCGTCCTGGCTGGGGCAGCGGCGCCGCTGGGGCCGTTGCGCACCTACCCCGGGGGGGCGGCTGTGCCGCTAGGCCGGGCTCGCCGCCCCCGGTCCTGGCTGCGGGCGGTCGTGCCGCTGGGGCGGGTGCCCACCCCACCCGTCCTGACGGGGGCAGCGGCGCCGGCGGGGCCGCTGCCCATCCACCCGTCCTAGCTGCGGGCAGTCGTGCCGCTGGGGCGATGGGGGCACCTCCCGCTCGAGCGAAGCCGAGAGTGGGGGAGGGTGGGCGCAGCGGCACCCTGTCAGCGCCGGTAAGCGCCTCCGACCCCCGCCCAGCTCCGGCGCAGGGTCACCTGTCACCCCGGCCGCAGAACCCCGCGCTCAGATGGTCTCCGGCCCGCTGACATCCCGCCCCCGCATGAGATCCCGCCCGAACTCGACCATCTTCTTCGCATAGTCCTCGGTCCACTCGGCCCGCTCCGCGATATCCGCCGAGGTCAACCGGTCGAACCGCCGAGGATCGGCAAGCTGCGCCGCCGCGATCGCCTGGAACTCCACGGCCCGGTCCGCCGCCGCCCGAAACGCCTGCGCCAACTCCGTCGCCCGCGACAGCAACGCCCGCGGATCGTCGATCGACTCCAGATCGAAGAAGTGCTCGGGATCGCCGGCCGCCTCCGCCGGCTCGAAGAGCAGGGGCGCGGGGCGTAGCCGCGGTTCGTGCCGACGCGGCGTGGGCTCCGCCATGTCTTCTCCTCCTCGTACGACGGTTCAGTGGGCCGGCCCCGGGGTGTCCCGGGAGGAGGGCCACCGTCCATTGTCTCGTGACAGCGCAAGTGGGCATCGCCCCCGCCCCACCACCCCACACGCCGCCCCCCACACACCCGCGCCCCCGAAGGCGCGGCCGCCCCACCCACACACCCCCGAAGGCGCCGCCCCACCCTGATCCGCCCCATAGTGAGGCCCCTCCTGGCGAGGCCTTTCATGGCGAGGCCCCCTGGGGAGGCCCCCACGGCGACGCCCGCCCCAAGGCGCCCCCGCCCTAAGGCCGCCAAGCCACCCGATGCTCCGCCAGCTCCGCCAACACCGAGTGGTTCGCCTCCCAGCCGTCCGGGAACTTCACGGTCACCCCCAGCTGCACCGGCTCGGTTGACGGGTGGTCGTCGAGCAGGTCGGTCACGCCCGCCCGGCACACCACGACGCACGCGTGCCGGTGCCGGGAGGCGAGGACGCACAGCCGCCCGGTCTCCAGGTGGAACGCCGTCGCGTCGGGCCGCCCGGACAGCGGATGGAGGACGACCGTGACGTCGTACTCCCGCCCCTGAAGCCGGTTCGCCGTGTCCACGACCACGTCCACGACCCCCAGCTCGGCCAGCGCGGAGCGCACCGCGGCGGCCTGGTCCCGGTGGGCCGTGCCGACGGCGATCCGGTCGGCGGTCAGCGGGACGGGCACCTCGGACCGCTCCGAGGTCGCCGCCCCACCTCGGTCGAGGAGCCGTCGTACGACGCGCGCGACGGCCCGTACCGCCTCGGGATCGGTGCGGGGCGTGTGCCGGGCCGGCAGTTCCAGCAGCCCCCACCCCGACTCGGCCGCCTCGTCGATCACCCGGTCCGGGCCGGAGCCGTCCGACGGCACCGCGAAGGCGAGCCGCCGGTCACCATGCCCCGTACCGCTGCGGAACGGCGTGAACGGATAGAACGCGTCGGAGACGAGGGGCGCTGCGGACGCCGGGAGCCGCCACGACACCGGCAGCCGGTGCTGCGGCAGCTCGGGGTTGTGCGCCAGCAGCGTCGTCACCGCCGAGGCCGACGGGTCGTACGACAGCCCCGCCCACTGCTCGCTGCCCACGATCGCGAACGGATCCAGCTGCCCGGGATCACCCACGAACAGTGCCCGCTCGAACAGCCCCGCCACGGCCAGCAACGCGTCCGACCGCATCTGGTACGCCTCGTCGACGATCGCGTGGCGCCACGGCTCGACCCCCTTCACATGCGCCCACTTCGCGGCCGTCGAGATCACGACATCGAGGCCCGCCAGATCGCCCGCCTTCGTCGACTTCCGCACGTTCGCCAGATCGTCCAGCGCCTTGTCGTACGGGTCGCTGTCACTGCTGTGCAACCGGCCGACCGGGAGGTCCGGGTCCTTCTCCGCGAGCCGGATCACCAGGTCGTCGACCTGCGCGTTCGTCTGCGCGATGACCATCAGAGGGCGCCCGGCGGAGGCGAGTTCCAGCGCGGCACGGACGACGAGCGTCGACTTCCCGGCACCGGGCGGCGAGTCGACCACGACACCGCGCGCCTCGCCGCGCAGCGTGTCGCGCAGGATCGCGTCGGTGGCGCGACCGGCGGCCGCCCCGGGGTCGAGCACGGCCTCGGGGCTGGTCACAGCGCGTCCTCCTCGGTCACCGGATCCGGCAGCGGTACGGCGTCGGGCTCACCCGGCGGTCCGCCGTGCGTCCACGGTGTCTCCTCCGGGTCCGGCAGCTTCGCCCCGCCCCGCTGGTCGTGCTCGAAGAGCGTGAAGCAGAGCAGATCGCCCTTCTCGGGGACGGACCCCGCCTCCGGCTCCTTGCCGCGCCCCATCTTGTCCATGATCCGTAGGACCAGCAGCCCGCCGTCCTGAGCGCCGCCCTCGTCCCCCTCGTCCTCCTCGAACCGCACGAACTCCGCCGTCTGCGGCTTCCCGCCCAGCGAGCGGTACACCTTCGCCCGCTCCCCGAGATGCGGCCGGTCCCGCGTCCGTACGGTGACCAGCGGCCGCGGGCTGGGCCGCTTGCCCTCGCTGTACGCCATGACGACGTCCGTGACCTCCCCGGCGAACGCCTCCCCGGCCAGCCGCCGCCCGGCCATGACGAGGGGGTCGTCCAGGGCCTCCTGGGCGTCGAGGCGGGCCTGCTCCCGCTCGCGCGCGGCCAGCTTGTTCGCGGCGGTGACCGCGTCGTCCAGGCGGGGCTGCGGGGGCTCCCCGGCGACGATCCGGTCCCGGTGGCCGGTGAACGACCAGCGGTCGCGGGTCCACCGGTCGGCCGCGTGGGCGCCCTCCGGCAGGGCGCGCAGCAGGTCGAGGCCGTGCCAGACCGCGTCCCAGGTGGGCCGGGTGCGGCTCTCGACGAGGGCGCGGATCTCCCGCTCGGCGGCGGTCAGCGCACCCCACCGGTCGTCGGCCTCCAGACCGTCCTCGGCGGCGGCCAGGGCGAGCCGCGCCCGGTCGTACCGCTCGATGGCCGGGGCCAGCAGCTTGTTGTCGAACGCCGGATCGGTCGCGGGCCCGGCGGGCGGGCACAGCAACTGGCCCTCGGCGTCCCGCGCCAACTCGGCCCGCCGCGCCGCCGCCTCGCCCGATTCCCCCTCCGGGGGGTCGATCCAGGCGAGCAGCGACCCCAGGTGCTGGTCCTCCACCCCGGACTGCCCGGTCGCCCAGTGCCGCGACAGCAGATCGGTGAGCGCGAGCAGCAGTGAGGAGCCCGGAACCCGCGCCCGCTCCCCGAAGTGCGTCAGCCACCGCCCGAGCAACGGCACGCGCGGCGGCGCCGGATGCGGCGCCTCCGGATCCTGCTCGGCGGTGCGCCGGAACCGCATGGACCGCCCGAGGAGCCGTACGAAGTCGATGCCCGTCCGGCTCGGCACGATCAACTGCGGTGCGTCCGCGCACAGTTCGACCTCGACCTTGACCCGCTTGCCGGTCTCCGGGTCGGTCTCGCTGCGCTCGGCCGCCTCCACGACGTCGGCGTACGCGTCCATGTACGGCAGCACGATGTCCGCCAGCTCGGCCAGGAACGCGAACCGCAGGTCACGGTCCCGGGGCTGCGGCACCACCAGCAGCCGGGGCGCGTCCCGGTCGGTGCCGATGAGCGCGCCGAGCGGGGCCCCGGCCTCACCGGCGGTGGTGAGCGGCACGAGGACGAGGGGGTGTGCGGAGAGATGCCGGTGCAGGACCGTGGCGGCGGGCTGCGCGCGGCCCGTACTGACGGCTTCGAGGCGGGCGAGGGTGGCGATCAGCGACACGGAACCCCCTCCGGGGCCGAGCCGGGCAGGCCGGCGCCTGCCAGTGCCTCCGCCCGCAGCTCCGCCGCTCTCCTGAGCGCGGCCACCGCGGGGTCGTCCGGGTCCCCGGCCCTGCCGTGGGCCGCCGCGAGGACGTCGTCGACCGTCGTGAGGCCGCCCAGCTCGGCCCGCGTGGCCCGGCCCAGGGACG
Encoded proteins:
- a CDS encoding maleate cis-trans isomerase family protein, whose protein sequence is MNVSFLGGPLPQRGVGVIAPFDFALDRELWRWVPDDVSLHLTRTPYVPVEVSLDLARLVSEHETLHEAVRALNEVAPEVVAYACTSGSFVGGVAGERAMGEAMTRAGAAHAVTTSGAMLAALAELNARRIALVTPYTVSVTQSLEEYLAEAGISVTGRASLGLVRHIWKVPYHDVVAMAHHAVGTATPDALFISCTNLPTYDVIPQLEAELRMPVLSANQVTIWAALRHLGTRAVGPYQALLDESARQTFGAGPVPPPPVLPEEQEGWA
- a CDS encoding maleate cis-trans isomerase family protein, yielding MTALGFLYPGHSAEDDYPRMEQLLGSDIRLDVVHTDIGEDAHRVDALREMGAPERLAAGCEALRLSGAEAVVWACTSGSFVYGYEGAHEQIRTLARTAGLPASSTSFAFVHAAREIGATRVAVAATYPDDVARLFVDFLAPAGVEVLSVRGAGIITAAEVGTWGLDDILTLARAADHPEAEALLLPDTALHTASHIPTLEKEFNKPVLTANQVSVWEALRLTDRRVNAPELGELFTREPIVQVH
- a CDS encoding LLM class flavin-dependent oxidoreductase — translated: MTTDEIRGGAKGTAPVALSVLDLVTVGAGRTATDALRTSVTLARQAERRGFHRYWVAEHHSMPGVASSSPAVILAHLAAHTTRIRLGSGGVMLPNHAPLVIAEQFGTLEAMAPGRVDLGLGRAPGTDGATAAALRRSTRLHEGADDFPEQLAELTRFLDDDFPDGHPYRRIHAVPGPIQATSPGGVQSPHRPPVWLLGSSGFSARLAGSLGLPFAFAHHFSARNTIPALDLYRESFRPSPVLDAPYALIGVSALAADEEKEARRQVRAAALNMVRLRTGRPGLVPTPEEAEAYEFSVVEQDFIDSWNADVVHGTVDEVRTRLDDLQKRTGADELMLTTHAHSADLRLRSYELIADAYDLPGAGGDSQT
- a CDS encoding putative bifunctional diguanylate cyclase/phosphodiesterase, translated to MSGTSQGPAPAADLVRPAITERHVNASDQSPGSAGESPTAPAAFSVAPLAMAVVDQDGLVVTANGAMGTLLSVGAETLVGRVAAELVDLASDTRTWHAYREVLSGRQARLRCTRRLKQPDGTWLWVQVSVAPLPEEERAVLLSVADISANRQLQARLRHLQMHDPVTRLPNRTLFFEQLSAALERDTYDEAGTGRIGLVYLDLDGFKAVNDTLGHNVGDRLLTAVAERLTRCADEAALHRTAGAAAGAPLVARLGGDEFALLVEDSTGTEQLADLADSVLKALQAPFELAGQRLSVSASIGVVERQSASTTATGLMQAADTTLYWAKADGRARWTLFDPERNAHRMTRQALSSTLRAAVGRGEFVLEYQPLVGMAEGEVRGVEALVRWHHPQFGLLTPNRFISLAEEDGSIVQLGRWILATACRQARRWQLDHPDRPPIFVSVNVAVRQVWDSDLVADVAEILAETGLAPHLLQVELTESALMGSAGRPLQALQALSDMGVRIAIDDFGTGYSNLAYLSRLPVSVLKLDGAFVRGFQYEGPQEGGAGDDGQPNPADEIIVEALVQLAHRLGLSVTAEGVETDAQASRLRRLGCDTGQGWLYSRAVSPERIAELLGAAACPQA
- a CDS encoding M6 family metalloprotease domain-containing protein, which codes for MQSPLPWKELLGDRAPSLRSTAAMLTSLTALAATSLIAAPSVAVPLSEACVLRRTQAHHSEGLDTWNSAYPRPTRDLDAVLVFLSFPDAAPLTTPAELTADHFPATSEFFERASYGKFALRPHPRRKWLEMPRPSTAYAIRRDWSAERRAAYLEDALATADPHVDFSRYDIVYFVADPHAPGVDSDATKVVNLETPLEVDGTGLRRVVTVFERHPPDRLVLAHETGHVFDLPDLYHRPADGKGDWDTYVGDWDLMGSQFALAPDLFAWHKWKLGWLEPRQVTCVRGTGSTRLTLEAVGAGPKDGYEGEGGKVGEVGNAGGGGRVAGDGGGGGGPVADSGVGGGSGVGVGGGLGVGVGVGGGAAGARAFGVGRGAKLAVVPTGPDSALGIEARGAVGNDGSVCTEGVLVYRIRSGAESGTGPIEVLDAHPRTEACREESVYPPLADAPVGVGESFTVPGEAVRVAVEGRTASGAWTVRITTGR
- a CDS encoding AAA domain-containing protein — its product is MTSPEAVLDPGAAAGRATDAILRDTLRGEARGVVVDSPPGAGKSTLVVRAALELASAGRPLMVIAQTNAQVDDLVIRLAEKDPDLPVGRLHSSDSDPYDKALDDLANVRKSTKAGDLAGLDVVISTAAKWAHVKGVEPWRHAIVDEAYQMRSDALLAVAGLFERALFVGDPGQLDPFAIVGSEQWAGLSYDPSASAVTTLLAHNPELPQHRLPVSWRLPASAAPLVSDAFYPFTPFRSGTGHGDRRLAFAVPSDGSGPDRVIDEAAESGWGLLELPARHTPRTDPEAVRAVARVVRRLLDRGGAATSERSEVPVPLTADRIAVGTAHRDQAAAVRSALAELGVVDVVVDTANRLQGREYDVTVVLHPLSGRPDATAFHLETGRLCVLASRHRHACVVVCRAGVTDLLDDHPSTEPVQLGVTVKFPDGWEANHSVLAELAEHRVAWRP